One Macrobrachium rosenbergii isolate ZJJX-2024 chromosome 10, ASM4041242v1, whole genome shotgun sequence DNA window includes the following coding sequences:
- the LOC136842607 gene encoding invertebrate-type lysozyme 2-like isoform X2, protein MSLIKTAIVCVTAAVIFALVQGQGSVQPNCLGCICEASTQCNVSVGCHTPYAGAYFCGPFLISWAYWADAGKPVIQNDDPNRQGAFENCVNDLYCSAETVRQYMGKFATDCTGDGAINCEDIVRVHKIGYNGCNANVNANDAFWQSFRTCSARVNVD, encoded by the exons ATGTCTCTAATCAAAACTGCAATCGTCTGCGTGACAGCAGCCGTCATCTTCGCCTTGGTTCAGG GACAAGGCTCAGTACAGCCAAACTGTCTGGGCTGTATTTGCGAAGCTTCAACCCAGTGCAATGTCAGTGTGGGCTGTCACACTCCTTACGCAGGGGCCTACTTCTGCGGACCGTTCCTCATTTCATGGGCTTACTGGGCTGATGCTGGCAAACCCGTCATCCAGAACGATGACCCAAACAGGCAAGGAG cCTTTGAAAACTGCGTGAATGATTTATACTGCTCTGCCGAGACCGTACGCCAGTATATGGGTAAATTCGCCACG GACTGTACTGGCGATGGAGCTATCAACTGCGAAGACATCGTCAGAGTTCATAAAATCGGCTACAATGGTTGCAACGCCAACGTCAACGCCAACGATGCCTTTTGGCAGAGTTTCCGAACATGCTCGGCCCGCGTCAATGTTGACTG A
- the LOC136842607 gene encoding lysozyme 2-like isoform X1: MSLIKTAIVCVTAAVIFALVQGQGSVQPNCLGCICEASTQCNVSVGCHTPYAGAYFCGPFLISWAYWADAGKPVIQNDDPNRQGAFENCVNDLYCSAETVRQYMGKFATNGDCNEDGQVDCTDFAQMHRMGGYGCRDPSIRTTDFYKRFETCWKVVQAATVGGGSS; this comes from the exons ATGTCTCTAATCAAAACTGCAATCGTCTGCGTGACAGCAGCCGTCATCTTCGCCTTGGTTCAGG GACAAGGCTCAGTACAGCCAAACTGTCTGGGCTGTATTTGCGAAGCTTCAACCCAGTGCAATGTCAGTGTGGGCTGTCACACTCCTTACGCAGGGGCCTACTTCTGCGGACCGTTCCTCATTTCATGGGCTTACTGGGCTGATGCTGGCAAACCCGTCATCCAGAACGATGACCCAAACAGGCAAGGAG cCTTTGAAAACTGCGTGAATGATTTATACTGCTCTGCCGAGACCGTACGCCAGTATATGGGTAAATTCGCCACG AATGGTGACTGCAACGAAGACGGCCAGGTCGACTGCACCGACTTCGCACAGATGCACAGAATGGGCGGATACGGCTGCAGAGACCCCTCCATTCGCACGACGGACTTCTACAAGAGATTTGAAACTTGCTGGAAGGTTGTCCAGGCAGCTACTGTAGGTGGTGGATCTTCGTAA
- the LOC136842321 gene encoding zinc finger MYM-type protein 1-like — MPTSNSEDEDLTEQVSTYTKPAGTTEKITAHREKLTIRPPGPTDISQGKTEKPVQPALACFPTHQIGNRQRSFKASWYTSHSWLEYSVMTDAAYCFCCRNFPQPNKASETAFLSTGYRQWKKATEKDAGFSQVEKSDFHRYSMCTWKDFEEHIARGNTIAKSLTSAHDKTVAENRHYIEEVAKVLCLTARQKIAQRGHHEGPDSMNKGNFLEIMKLISEKDPIIKARLSSKNAKYTSPTIQNEIIGIMAETVLDEITDELYQSTWFSILVDESKDVSGREQLSVVVRYLFDHTLHEEFSGFVRLHELNAEYLKNSICEMLLTCNIDAKNCVGQTYDGASVMSGKNSGVQRLFREEAAPEATYIHCYNHRLNLVIVDVVKSVKIADQFFGLLESIYVFMSSAVLHELFLQKTKQAISGQTTPKA, encoded by the coding sequence ATGCCTACTTCCAATAGTGAAGATGAAGATCTAACAGAACAGGTGAGTACTTACACCAAACCTGCAGGTACGACTGAGAAAATTACGGCCCATCGTGAAAAACTTACAATAAGACCACCAGGACCAACAGATATCAGTCAAGGTAAAACCGAAAAACCTGTGCAACCAGCTCTGGCATGTTTTCCAACTCATCAAATTGGCAACAGACAAAGATCATTTAAGGCATCTTGGTATACAAGTCATTCCTGGCTCGAATACTCCGTAATGACAGATGCTGCATATTGTTTTTGCTGTAGGAACTTTCCACAGCCAAATAAAGCCTCTGAAACAGCCTTTTTGTCTACTGGGTACAGACAGTGgaagaaagcaacagaaaaagaTGCTGGCTTCTCACAAGTTGAGAAAAGTGATTTTCATAGGTACTCCATGTGTACTTGGAAAGATTTTGAAGAACACATAGCTAGGGGAAACACTATAGCTAAGTCCTTAACATCTGCCCATGATAAAACTGTAGCAGAAAATAGGCATTATATCGAGGAGGTGGCCAAAGTTTTATGCCTAACAGCTCGTCAAAAAATTGCACAAAGGGGCCATCATGAAGGTCCTGACAGTATGAATAAGggcaattttcttgaaataatgaaaCTCATCAGTGAAAAAGATCCCATTATCAAAGCGCGTCTGTCTTCCAAGAATGCCAAATACACCAGTCCTACcattcagaatgaaattattGGAATCATGGCCGAAACCGTCCTTGATGAGATAACAGATGAGCTTTATCAATCTACTTGGTTTTCTATATTGGTTGATGAGTCAAAGGACGTTAGTGGAAGAGAACAGCTATCTGTTGTTGTTAGGTATTTGTTTGATCATACCCTACATGAGGAGTTTTCGGGGTTCGTAAGACTGCATGAACTAAATGCAGAGTATCTTAAAAACAGCATATGTGAAATGTTACTGACATGCAATATTGATGCAAAGAATTGCGTTGGTCAAACATATGATGGAGCCTCAGTAATGAGTGGGAAAAATTCTGGTGTACAAAGACTTTTCCGAGAAGAGGCTGCACCAGAAGCAACTTATATTCATTGTTATAATCACCGCCTAAACTTGGTGATTGTGGATGTTGTTAAGTCTGTCAAGATTGCAGACCAGTTCTTTGGATTGTTGGAAtccatatatgtgtttatgtcaTCAGCTGTGCTGCACGAGTTGTTcctgcaaaaaacaaaacaagctatTTCCGGACAAACAACCCCAAAAGCTTAA